In one window of Zingiber officinale cultivar Zhangliang chromosome 11A, Zo_v1.1, whole genome shotgun sequence DNA:
- the LOC122031852 gene encoding FIP1[V]-like protein — protein sequence MDDDDDDEFGELYTDVLHSVAESVPAPLPSVLSPGGRIDPLLHAEKDDSDGGDPDGRLFVASRADPCAESPSSSKRAIPPAMAAAGDVSEEDWMLGRAAPVVDSTENWNDEDDDGTLSSRQAEVGAPSPSIEGEPRVLEEDEEEARVSEFQEGNNGIGVDKKISAPEDGFSLSGGGIGQNLENLDQTLHIPGLSAGPASSGLFAGINNEERKPSQSEDWDSDSEDDLKIVLNDSNHGPLGAERHNLIGIDDDDDGEEDLVIVTDEDQHHRLPTMEEQNWSEDAMQPAGDGERKEMSDVTKVTGTAGAAPGARIGYSNLGFHTQHHSMFKYVRPGATPLPGDPASGIPGIPGSARPLGPAPISSQGRGDWRAVSGRGFPGAPKSYNTNFGFPAWANSSARAFGIGLDFTLPSHKTVFDVDIESFEEKPWRYPGVDMSDFFNFGLDEDKWKDYCKRLDQLRLESTMQSKIRVYESGRSEQEYDPDLPPELAAAAGHDISADNGHGKSDGESNFTGQGRGQSVMRAPLPTGRAIQVEGGGHNERLPSIDTRPPRSRDLDAIIEIVPQDLFDDPRMHNCGLEKKENSVERDDISFIEAKKDRGSTESGYTEHFSHASSNHKEMTRKTLLAKEKDESAGDHHHNSKSRSPPFHDRALEMHSEERLYSESSSRRHLNAREQSTDSMSSQSAHSNRHSDQQKETLLDNSEVKQCSKNSLVIDTARELSVEEKSSKQDESSVEEKSSKHDEGSVEEKSSKHDGLIVADSMELEEMTSSLHVSSETGADDNLVLPSNTQKLSSQVEPLMVYDTGYDDGLQNSDNSREKSGDSKNNHRQTNGEVLHEGHSSQTGYSKRLQKEDESKFWRRDESHIDDRQNREKNHSISIEKEDASNSHQIHLRGRSYEKRKESESSTSSWQRREDNMHGRQIKDDLMRANNDEMLPRNKSKLKVSDRNRRDEDHSRKHVDGEWRSHSRDENLRHRERDDLLMSRRENKDVPLVKKKRDEEYLRGKADRLDGFQSHRAKEDSGRRKRERNDLHGNRRESETRMRDKTEDHSSSKRKKDDSWRQNREREDRQRLKPHEIALTQRESEEVQGTVSSGRVTENKQLGGNGRNRDDSRSISYDKDYQEKERRRHNELSRRDRREDGMSQNRGRGDAYTNEKHSNADERSSRHERLHQYGDRHHTAEGQQMHRERQRENTSKARDVENKQQNNQVLGKRKHDDCPSNEKRKHDDCPPNEKVYNKDSNKNESNISSTIVAKADPHHNKHEDTPHINSSRKQGDDEPASDDENQSSRRGRSKLERWTSHKERDYDAFNNTQALSTLKENVEDNMVDTVQADELTKNELNNITSELDVKGDAGQIVDKTIDDQDRHLDTVAKLKKRSERFKLPMPRDKDNGSNRKLDTEVQLHNNEAGVDSEIKSERPARKRRWTGS from the exons AtggacgacgacgacgatgacGAATTCGGCGAGCTCTACACAGATGTCCTCCATTCCGTCGCCGAGTCCGTCCCAGCGCCACTGCCCTCCGTCTTGTCCCCTGGCGGCCGTATCGATCCTCTCCTCCACGCCGAGAAAGACGATTCCGATGGAGGCGATCCGGACGGCCGCTTGTTTGTCGCGTCTCGCGCTGATCCCTGCGCAGAATCCCCTTCATCATCAAAACGCGCTATACCGCCGGCCATGGCAGCTGCGGGAGACGTTTCGGAGGAGGATTGGATGCTTGGCCGCGCAGCCCCGGTCGTGGATTCGACAGAGAATTGGAACGACGAAGACGACGATGGAACCCTATCATCGCGACAGGCAGAGGTCGGGGCCCCTAGTCCGTCCATAGAGGGAGAGCCTAGGGTTTTGGAGGAAgacgaagaagaagctagggtttcagaATTTCAAGAAGGAAATAATGGAATTGGTGTTGACAAGAAGATTAGTGCACCGGAAGACGGGTTTTCATTGTCCGGAGGTGGAATAGGGCAGAATTTGGAAAATCTCGATCAAACCCTGCACATCCCTGGACTCTCAGCTGGCCCAGCTTCTTCTGGACTTTTTGCTGGCATCAACAACGAGGAGAGGAAGCCATCACAAAGCGAGGATTGGGACAGTGACAGTGAAGACGATCTCAAGATTGTGCTGAACGATAGCAATCATGGTCCTCTCGGGGCTGAGAGGCATAATCTAATTGGGATAGATGACGATGACGATGGAGAAGAGGATCTGGTTATTGTCACCGATGAGGACCAGCATCATCGCCTCCCCACCATGGAGGAGCAAAATTGGAGTGAAGATGCTATGCAGCCGGCAGGTGATGGGGAGAGAAAAGAAATGTCGGATGTAACTAAAGTAACAGGCACTGCTGGAGCTGCACCAGGGGCAAGGATAGGGTACAGCAATCTTGGTTTTCATACCCAGCATCATTCAATGTTCAAG TATGTAAGACCTGGTGCAACACCTTTACCTGGCGATCCTGCAAGTGGCATCCCAGGTATTCCAGGTTCTGCTCGTCCTCTTGGCCCAGCTCCTATTTCCAGTCAAGGAAGAGGTGATTGGAGAGCTGTTTCTGGTAGGGGCTTCCCTGGTGCTCCCAAAAGCTACAATACAAACTTTGGGTTTCCTGCTTGGGCTAATAGTTCAGCCCGTGCCTTTGGCATTGGACTGGATTTCACCCTCCCTTCACATAA GACAGTTTTTGATGTTGACATTGAGAGTTTTGAGGAAAAACCATGGCGATACCCTGGGGTTGATATGTCCGACTTTTTTAATTTTGGATTGGATGAAGATAAGTGGAAGGATTATTGCAAGAGGCTG gatcaaCTTCGTTTGGAATCAACCATGCAAAGTAAGATTCGTGTATATGAGAGTGGGCGATCAGAGCAG GAATATGATCCAGATTTACCACCTGAGTTGGCTGCGGCAGCAGGTCATGATATTTCTGCTGATAATGGGCATGGAAAATCAGATGGAGAATCAAATTTTACCGGTCAAGGACGAGGGCAGTCAGTTATGCGGGCACCATTA CCAACTGGGAGAGCAATACAAGTTGAGGGTGGTGGGCATAATGAACGACTTCCTTCTATAGATACTAGACCGCCTAGATCACGTGATTTGGATGCAATTATCGAG ATTGTGCCGCAGGACTTGTTTGATGATCCAAGAATGCACAACTGTGGCCTAGAGAAAAAGGAGAACAGTGTCGAAAGAGATGATATAAGTTTTATTGAGGCTAAGAAGGATAGAGGAAGCACTGAATCAGGATATACAGAACACTTTTCTCATGCTTCCAGTAACCACAAGGAAATGACCAGGAAAACCCTTCTTGCAAAGGAAAAAGATGAATCAGCTGGTGATCACCATCATAATTCTAAATCAAGAAGCCCTCCCTTTCATGATCGAGCATTAGAGATGCATTCAGAAGAAAG GTTGTATTCAGAATCCTCGTCTAGAAGACACCTCAATGCTCGTGAACAATCAACTGATAGCATGTCTAGTCAAAGTGCCCACTCAAACAGACATAGTGATCAGCAAAAGGAAACTTTGCTTGATAACTCTGAGGTTAAGCAGTGTTCTAAAAACTCACTTGTTATTGATACTGCAAGAGAGCTCAGTGTTGAAGAAAAATCTAGCAAGCAGGATGAAAGCAGCGTCGAAGAAAAATCTAGCAAGCATGATGAAGGCAGTGTTGAAGAAAAATCTAGCAAGCATGATGGACTTATTGTGGCTGATAGCATGGAATTGGAGGAGATGACATCAAGTTTACATGTTTCTAGTGAGACTGGTGCTGATGATAATTTGGTCCTCCCAAGCAATACACAAAAACTTAGCTCACAAGTTGAGCCTTTGATGGTGTATGACACTGGTTATGATGATGGGTTGCAGAATAGTGATAATAGTAGAGAAAAATCTGGTGACAGTAAGAATAATCACAGACAGACAAATGGTGAAGTCTTACATGAAGGACATTCAAGTCAGACAGGTTACTCAAAAAGGCTCCAGAAGGAAGATGAATCTAAATTCTGGCGGAGAGATGAATCTCACATAGACGATAGACAAAATAGAGAGAAAAATCATTCTATTTCTATAGAAAAGGAAGATGCGTCTAATTCTCATCAAATTCATCTTCGAGGTAGAAGCTATGAGAAGAGAAAGGAATCAGAATCTTCTACCAGTTCTTGGCAAAGAAGAGAGGATAATATGCATGGTAGACAAATCAAAGATGATTTAATGAGGGCGAACAATGATGAGATGTTGCCAAGGAATAAGAGTAAGCTAAAGGTTAGTGACAGAAACCGGAGAGATGAAGATCATTCTAGAAAGCATGTTGATGGTGAATGGAGGAGCCATAGTAGAGATGAAAACTTGAGGCATAGGGAGAGGGATGATCTGTTGATGAGTCGTCGTGAGAACAAGGATGTTCCTCTCGTGAAGAAAAAAAGAGACGAAGAATATTTGAGAGGAAAAGCTGATAGATTAGATGGTTTCCAAAGTCACAGAGCTAAGGAGGACTCTGGAAGAAGGAAACGAGAAAGGAATGACCTACATGGCAACAGGAGAGAGTCTGAAACTAGAATGAGGGATAAGACTGAAGATCACTCGTCTTCTAAGCGTAAAAAAGATGATAGCTGGCGCCAAAATAGGGAGAGAGAGGATAGGCAGCGACTTAAACCTCATGAAATTGCATTAACACAGAGGGAAAGCGAAGAAGTGCAGGGAACTGTAAGTAGTGGGCGAGTTACTGAGAATAAACAATTGGGTGGTAATGGTAGGAATAGGGATGACTCAAGATCTATTAGTTATGATAAGGATTATCAAGAGAAGGAAAGGAGGCGGCACAATGAGTTGTCGAGGAGGGATCGTAGGGAAGATGGCATGTCTCAGAACAGAGGACGTGGTGATGCATATACAAATGAAAAGCATTCAAATGCTGATGAAAGAAGCTCCAGGCACGAAAGGCTGCACCAATATGGTGACCGCCACCATACTGCTGAGGGCCAACAGATGCACAGGGAAAGACAGAGAGAAAATACAAGTAAAGCCAGAGATGTCGAGAACAAGCAGCAGAATAACCAAGTGCTTGGGAAGAGAAAACATGATGACTGCCCCTCAAATGagaagagaaagcatgatgactGCCCCCCAAATGAGAAG GTCTATAATAAAGATTCAAATAAGAATGAGAGCAACATCTCTTCCACAATTGTCGCCAAAGCAGATCCACATCACAATAAACATGAAGACACCCCACATATTAACTCTTCAAGGAAACAAGGGGATGATGAACCTGCCTCAGATGATGAGAATCAAAGTTCTAGAAGAGGACGATCCAAATTGGAACGCTGGACCAGCCACAAAGAAAGGGACTACGATGCCTTCAATAACACACAGGCATTATCTACTTTGAAAGAGAACGTTGAAGACAACATGGTTGATACAGTGCAAGCAGATGAATTGACCAAAAATGAACTTAACAACATTACTAGTGAATTGGATGTCAAGGGCGATGCTGGACAAATTGTGGATAAGACAATTGATGACCAGGATCGCCATCTTGATACTGTGGCTAAGCTCAAGAAACGAAGTGAACGCTTCAAGCTTCCTATGCCAAGGGACAAAGATAATGGTTCAAATAGAAAATTGGATACCGAAGTGCAGTTGCACAATAATGAAGCTGGTGTTGATTCAGAGATAAAGTCAGAGAGACCAGCCAGGAAAAGGCGGTGGACTGGCAGTTGA
- the LOC122030971 gene encoding transcription factor bHLH18-like, whose protein sequence is MDGQTAGLYSDMGMEDSLFDQWGVMDQLTAAEIAAALGHNFQQSISSESYNSFTSDQAPMSSERPKKALKATSWSSCTTEQNSALAPNTSFPSILTFSNLDSPEEQKNPYGSLVGVVKPKKEVNGMVGSERKYDTIVRQANKGSHIRSRSSYDNKEHIIAERKRREKLSQRFIALSAIVPGLKKMDKASVLGDTIRYLKELDEKVKVLEEQAAKRTVESSVLVKKSQLSADDDSSFCDDENFEYGQRRFGESLPEIEAKMSEKSILIKIHCENGKGVLVKALSEVEKCHLSVVSGSVIPFAGSSLDITIMAQIEQGFNMTVKDLVKKLGTAFRKNT, encoded by the exons ATGGATGGACAAACTGCAGGATTGTATTCTGACATG GGAATGGAAGACAGCCTTTTTGATCAGTGGGGGGTAATGGATCAGCTCACAGCTGCAGAAATCGCAGCAGCTCTAGGGCATAACTTCCAACAGTCCATCTCTTCGGAGAGCTACAACTCATTTACCTCAGACCAAGCTCCAATGAGCAGCGAAAGGCctaagaaagctctcaaggccactagCTGGAGTTCTTGCACCACAGAGCAGAATTCAGCTCTGGCGCCTAATACCTCATTCCCCAGCATCCTCACCTTCAGCAACCTGGACTCGCCCGAAGAACAGAAGAACCCTTATGGGAGCCTTGTGGGAGTGGTGAAGCCCAAGAAGGAGGTGAATGGTATGGTTGGATCCGAGAGAAAGTATGATACTATTGTTAGGCAAGCAAACAAGGGTTCCCATATCCGGAGTAGGTCAAGCTATGACAATAAGGAACACATTATTGCtgaaaggaagagaagagagaagctCAGCCAGAGGTTTATAGCTTTGTCTGCCATTGTGCCTGGCCTAAAGAAG ATGGACAAGGCTTCTGTTCTTGGTGATACAATCAGGTATCTGAAAGAACTGGACGAAAAGGTGAAGGTCCTGGAAGAGCAAGCTGCAAAGAGGACCGTTGAGTCTTCAGTCCTTGTGAAAAAATCTCAGCTCAGTGCCGACGATGACAGTTCCTTCTGCGACGACGAGAACTTTGAATATGGGCAGCGGAGATTCGGCGAGTCGCTCCCGGAGATCGAAGCTAAGATGTCTGAGAAATCCATCCTCATCAAAATTCACTGCGAGAATGGCAAAGGAGTGCTGGTGAAAGCACTGTCTGAGGTCGAGAAGTGCCACCTCTCTGTTGTCAGTGGCAGTGTCATACCTTTTGCTGGCTCTTCCCTTGATATCACTATAATGGCTCAG ATTGAACAAGGGTTCAATATGACAGTGAAGGATCTAGTCAAGAAGCTGGGCACTGCTTTCAGGAAGAACACATGA